The DNA segment TACTATACAGGAATACCGTGAGCAGTTTGAGGAACTATCGGCGGAGGTACCTCACGTACCTAATGATGTTTTGGAGGAAATGTTCTTGCACGGGATGAAAAGGAGTCTGAGGGAGCAAGTCGTTAGACTTAGGCCTTTGGGTATGGATGAGATTGTGGAGATGGCACAAATCATTGAGGCGCAGGAGAACGAGCGAAGTTCTTACAATTCGAGGTCCTTTCATCGAACGAACTCGGCCCCTGCACTCAACAATAGTCAGAGAAACTCGAACTTCTCAATGGGAAGGCAGAGTGAGGTCACACCTAACCGGAAGTCTTTTGAATCGCAGCGTGAGAATAAGGGAAGTGAGTCGAAGAGGCCAATACAAAACCCTTGTCGTCATTGCGGTGAGAGATTCTTTTCTGGGCACAAGTGTAAAGTTTTTCAAAAGTACAAGTGCCTTGAAGTTGAGGAGGAATCAGAACGAGATGAGGAGTTAGATAGAGGTtctgaagaggaagaagaacctCAGAAGCAACAAGAGCTGCAGGTCCTGTCTCTGAAGTCTATGGTAGGAATCACTACTAAGAAGACATTGAGGATAAGAGGTTATATCGGAGATGCGGAAGTAGTGGTTCTCATTGATTCGGGGGCGTCGTGTAACTTCATAGCCACACGGTTAGTACATAAGTTGGGATTACAGGTAACACCCACTCAGGA comes from the Brassica oleracea var. oleracea cultivar TO1000 unplaced genomic scaffold, BOL UnpScaffold04017, whole genome shotgun sequence genome and includes:
- the LOC106321935 gene encoding uncharacterized protein LOC106321935; translated protein: VPHVPNDVLEEMFLHGMKRSLREQVVRLRPLGMDEIVEMAQIIEAQENERSSYNSRSFHRTNSAPALNNSQRNSNFSMGRQSEVTPNRKSFESQRENKGSESKRPIQNPCRHCGERFFSGHKCKVFQKYKCLEVEEESERDEELDRGSEEEEEPQKQQELQVLSLKSMVGITTKKTLRIRGYIGDAEVVVLIDSGASCNFIATRLVHKLGLQVTPTQEFGVAIGDGRVLTSSGKCEEVKINIQGVGIREEYLVFDLGATDMVLGYTWLEKLGEMKINWGLHLLRFQIGEQWVTLAGDPDLLCAQVSFRTMEKLCEKEDG